The sequence below is a genomic window from Methylotuvimicrobium sp. KM2.
CATCAGGCTTTTATAATCGGGAGAGAGATGTTGGACGACGACAAATGCGAGTCCTGAATTGATCGGCATTTTCTTGAAGAATGACTCGATAGCCTCAAGGCCGCCGGCCGAGGCGCCGATGCCGACGATATAAGGCGCCGTAGATTCGAAGGAAGTGCCGTTTTCCATTATTGTATTATTGTTGTTAGGGTTAATCGGTCGGCTAAGACTAACATTTTAAGCATACAAATGTTGAAATAAAAATACGGATTTTTGCAACCTGAAAATCATGTCTGTATCTATATGGGAACCTTTGCAAACCAACAAAACGACTACGGCACAGTTTTTTGGGCGAGTATTTAACCCCGGCATTCTCACTTACAGTAGATAATTAGAGCACTTCTTCGGGGTCAAAAGTTCTTTAACTTTGAAAGCTCGTAGATTTGGACTCTTTATCTAAATTTTCGATATACGGCGCTGAACAGCGCAAATGCCGGTTCCGAAGAGGGGGCGGTTGCTCGATCGACAGGCGTCGGCGGCAAGGACAGCCGACGTCGAGCCTTTACCGAGCACCTCAAGGCCTCCTCCGGCACTGCCGAAATTTGAAGTGTGAAAGGTATATCTTGGATAATTTAGGTGCTGGGTTCACGGCGTCCTGTCGGGCGAGTGACCGCGCTCCGTCAAAGCCACGCGCTTTCATTTGCCGGGGCGATGGTCAGGCCTTCATGAACCTTAGGTTTAAGGTTTTGCGGGATTGAAATTTTAATGTGAGAAATAAATAGGGTCATACGGAATTGCTTTTTGCATAGGCAAAGTGTTCTCCGGCAATATCCCTTTCGATAAACCCCGTAATTTCGTCTTCGCTAAAATTACCGTAAGCCATCAATAGTTTCACATAGGCGCATTCGAGCGACAGATTCCAGAGCATTTCGGCGCCTCGTTCGAGTAATTGGCGCGTACTCTCGTAGGCGCTATCGGATCGTATCGACGGTGCTAGATAAACCGGAATGCCCTGTTCCCGGCAACGTTCGATAAACGGCAGCAATGACCAATCAGCACCCCACTGCATCGAAGCGCAGGCGGTGCCGGAATGATAGAGGTCGTGCAATACTGCGTCGATGCCATCCAAATTAAACAGCGTGTAATTCAACCCCGGATAAGGCCTGATTAATGCGATGCGCCTCGAGAAATCCGGCTTTAAATCGAAAGCCGCGCCGGCTTTGTTTTGAAGCATGAAGAGCGGCTCGGAAAAAACGCCGTTTTCGAAACGGCAATAGCATTTGTTTTGCACGCTGATAAAATCGCCGCTGAGTTGCAGCGAAGAAGCCAGCCGGCTGCCTAAATGAATTTGCGTGTATTCGCCCGGGTTTCGATAAGGGACGAAAACGCCCGTTTCGCGGCGCTGACGGATGAATTCGACCGCGGCGATAAAATTGTTCAAGCCGTTGGCCTCGGGATGATCAAGGGGACGGTCGCTCGATACCAGCAGCATCGGTTTGTTTAGCGCATGGAAATAAAGACTTAACGCGGCGGCGGTATAGGCTAAGGTATCGGTGCCGTGCGTGACGATGACGCCGTCGTAGCGTTCGGGTTGCTCTGCCTCGATGGTTTTAATCAGTGTTTCCCAGAAGGTAGGTGTAATATTTTCGCTTAAAATTTGAACCGGTCGTATCGTTGTGAAGTCGATTTGTGAATGTTCCGGATACTGTCGTTCAAATAGCTGCAGTAAACGGTAAGGCGCGTTGACGGAAGTTGCGATCGTGCCGCAGGAAGCCTCCGATCCGATCGTGCCGCCGGTAAATACAAGCAAAACGTTTTTCATAGTATGATGAATTCCGAAACAAATCTTCCAAGAATAGCAAAGACCTTTTTTTAACAAAATGAAAATATCTCTAATCGTCGCCATGTCTAGTAATCGCGCGATCGGTATCGATAACCGCTTGCCGTGGCATTTATCCGCGGACCTGAAAAAATTCAAGTCCATCACGATGGGATCGCCGATATTGATGGGCCGTAAAACGTACGAGTCGATCGGCAGGCCGTTGCCGGGACGGATCAATATCGTTATTACGCGTAATCCCGATTACCGTCCTTCGGGCTGCGAGGTATATAACGATATCGAAAGCGCGATGGAAAGTTGCCGTAATCATAACGAAATTTTCGTGATCGGCGGAGCGACATTTTACGAGGCCATGCTGCCGGTTGCCGATTACCTATACCTAACCGAGGTTAGGCGTGCGTTCGAAGGCGATACTTTTTTTCCGGAAATCGACAATAATCATTGGTTGGAAACGCATCGTGAGGATATTCACAATGACCCGGACGTTTCCTTCGGGTACAGTTTTGTGAAGTTGGAAAGAATAAAAAAATAGGCGGATTCAACCGGTCATCAGTTCCCTCATGATCGGATTTTAAATCACAACGAACACGACGGTGGCGACAAGACCATGCTGTTTAGAGAAATTGTAATCATGCATTCGTTCGGCAAAATATAATTACAAAAAAGAGGAAGGAACAATGACAAAACTAATCAATCAACAAAGACGTCAGTTTTTACAATATTCGTTTTTCGGCGTGGCCGCAGCTTCCTTGCCCGGCATTAGCGCCGCGGCGATGAAACAAATCAAGAGCGAGCCCTCCCCCGACTTCAACCCCGATGTCGAAATCGAATTTACCTCGCGTAACGCTTTCGTGCCTATTCTAAGCAATGGGGAGAAGTCAAAAGTACAAAAATATTATGGCAAGCTATTGAAAGGCCCTAAGGATACCTTGCAGGACCTCGGCGATAATTTTTTGGGGCCTGTGATGAATCTGGTCAAAGGCCAAAAAGTCAGGGTTTATTATCGTAACCGGCTAAGCGAACCATCGATCATTCATTGGCACGGACTGCATGTACCGCAAGCCAGCGACGGGCATCCGATGTATACGATAGGTCCTGGCGAGCAATATGTGTATGAATTCGAAGTCTTGAACCCTGCCGGAACCAGTTTTTATCATTCGCATGCGCATGAAGTCACTGGCGATCAAGTCTATTTCGGCTTAGCTGGGTTGATTAAAGTCACCGACAATACTGAAAAAGCCTTGGGACTGCCCAGCGGCGAATACGATGTTCCGTTAGTGCTGCAAGACAGGCGCTTCGATGCCAATAACCAACTACGGTATGTGCATGGCATGCACGACAAAATGATGGGTTTTCTCGGCGATAAAATTATCGTTAACGGCAAGGAGGATACCGAGTTCTCGGTCAAGACGCGGGCTTACCGGTTTAGGGCCTTAAACGGTTCCAATTCCAGAATCTATAAATTAGGTTGGGATGACGGTACGCCGTTGACTGCGATCGGCACCGACGCCCATTTACTGGAAAAGCCGGAAACGCGCCCTTACATCATGCTGGCGCCTGGCGAGAGGATCGATCTTTGGCTCGACTTTAGCGGGCGCGAAGTCGGGTCGAAGCTCGTTATGTATAGTTTGCCGTATACCGGTGCGATGCCGCCGATGTATGAACGCATGCACGGCATGCAAAGCGATCATGGCGGCATGGAGGAGAATGACCCGGCAAACGAAACCCGCGGCATGGGCATGATGGGCGGCGGAATGATGTCGGGCGGCTTGGCGCAGGGCGCTAAATTTGCCGTCGCGACCTTCAATGTCACCGCAACAGCCGAAGACTCGCCCAAGCTACCGGCCAAATTGGTCGCCTTCGAACGTTTGACCGAACAACACGTCGATAATGCCGCTAAACCGATTCCGATCGGGATCTCTGAAAAACCGATGCGGCCGCAACTGAACGGCAAATCGTTTACGATGGATCATGTGTTCGATTTTGAAAAGGTTAAATTGGGTTCGATCAAAAAAATCAAAATCTTTCATGATCATGGCCCCGGAGGCGGTCGGCACGGCGATGCCAAAATGGAGCACGATGCTAAACCGAAAGCAGATTCGGCAATGCAGATGGAGCATGGCGCCGATAAACAAGAAGGAGAGTCGATGCAAGGCGGTCATGGCCGCGGCGGCATGGGTAAGATGGGAGGCATGCGCCATGGCGGCGGTATGGGCATGATGGGCGGTATGCAACATGACGGCGATGCACAACAAGCCGATCATGAAGGCGGAATGGGCATGGGTCGCGGTATGCGTGGGATGCAGCACGGTGGCGATACCGACATGCAAATGGGCGGTGGTATGGAAGAGGGAGAAGGTATGGGTATGATGGGCGGCATGAATCTATCGATGGCGCATCCGATTCATTTACACGGTCAACAATACCAAATTCTATCGAGAAAAATCGGTCCGATGGGTTCGAAGGGTTATGAGACCGTCAAAGACGGTTTCATCGATAGCGGTTGGAAGGATACCGTCTTGGTCATGCCCGGCGAAGAAGTGGAAATTGCCAAGCCCTTCCAAGATTTTAAAGGCCTGTTCTTATACCACTGTCATAATCTGGAGCATGAAAACTTGGGCATGATGCGGCAGTTCTTGGTTGAATAGACTGGGCTGCCGGATTAACCAAGATC
It includes:
- a CDS encoding asparaginase domain-containing protein, with the protein product MKNVLLVFTGGTIGSEASCGTIATSVNAPYRLLQLFERQYPEHSQIDFTTIRPVQILSENITPTFWETLIKTIEAEQPERYDGVIVTHGTDTLAYTAAALSLYFHALNKPMLLVSSDRPLDHPEANGLNNFIAAVEFIRQRRETGVFVPYRNPGEYTQIHLGSRLASSLQLSGDFISVQNKCYCRFENGVFSEPLFMLQNKAGAAFDLKPDFSRRIALIRPYPGLNYTLFNLDGIDAVLHDLYHSGTACASMQWGADWSLLPFIERCREQGIPVYLAPSIRSDSAYESTRQLLERGAEMLWNLSLECAYVKLLMAYGNFSEDEITGFIERDIAGEHFAYAKSNSV
- a CDS encoding dihydrofolate reductase, with the protein product MKISLIVAMSSNRAIGIDNRLPWHLSADLKKFKSITMGSPILMGRKTYESIGRPLPGRINIVITRNPDYRPSGCEVYNDIESAMESCRNHNEIFVIGGATFYEAMLPVADYLYLTEVRRAFEGDTFFPEIDNNHWLETHREDIHNDPDVSFGYSFVKLERIKK
- a CDS encoding multicopper oxidase domain-containing protein, producing the protein MTKLINQQRRQFLQYSFFGVAAASLPGISAAAMKQIKSEPSPDFNPDVEIEFTSRNAFVPILSNGEKSKVQKYYGKLLKGPKDTLQDLGDNFLGPVMNLVKGQKVRVYYRNRLSEPSIIHWHGLHVPQASDGHPMYTIGPGEQYVYEFEVLNPAGTSFYHSHAHEVTGDQVYFGLAGLIKVTDNTEKALGLPSGEYDVPLVLQDRRFDANNQLRYVHGMHDKMMGFLGDKIIVNGKEDTEFSVKTRAYRFRALNGSNSRIYKLGWDDGTPLTAIGTDAHLLEKPETRPYIMLAPGERIDLWLDFSGREVGSKLVMYSLPYTGAMPPMYERMHGMQSDHGGMEENDPANETRGMGMMGGGMMSGGLAQGAKFAVATFNVTATAEDSPKLPAKLVAFERLTEQHVDNAAKPIPIGISEKPMRPQLNGKSFTMDHVFDFEKVKLGSIKKIKIFHDHGPGGGRHGDAKMEHDAKPKADSAMQMEHGADKQEGESMQGGHGRGGMGKMGGMRHGGGMGMMGGMQHDGDAQQADHEGGMGMGRGMRGMQHGGDTDMQMGGGMEEGEGMGMMGGMNLSMAHPIHLHGQQYQILSRKIGPMGSKGYETVKDGFIDSGWKDTVLVMPGEEVEIAKPFQDFKGLFLYHCHNLEHENLGMMRQFLVE